The nucleotide sequence CTCATTCTAGAAATGACTTGAAGAGTTCTAGAATCAGTCAGATCTAGATGGACGTAGGGATCAAATAAAGCCGTGAAAGTTTcacaataacaaatatataatccaATTAGAGTTAAATACTGTaattaaaaacttatatatagatatcaagTGATGATTACAAATTAACAAAGTTCATAACTTTGATTAGTAAATTATACGGTTGCAGTTGAAAAAACCCAAAGAACGAAAGCACATAGAAAGAGAACAAGAGGGATTATGTGAATAGCTCTCTCTCCGTTAGTAGACTTGTTGTGAATAGATAGTTCCTTCTTCGGGACGTCGTAGGCTACGAGACCGTCAGCGGTTGGAAAATCCGGCGAGAGGTTAATCAGAAACTCTTCGGATGGACGAGAACTTATCTGTAATCTCTGCATCGTGGGGTTGTGGCGCCTTAATTTTGACTTGGAACTATATATATGGTCTTTGACAACTTTGCAGTCTTATATGTTATACGGTTTTTATATTCATCACAATCTCAacatttatatacttataagaATTCAAAAGTCAAAGCGTAGAGTATGCTCTGAGACATTTAATGTTGCATGCAAACTCCTGAAGTTATGGCTTAAGTTatgatggatatatatataatctcatgAGCTTTGctttcaaaaatttaaagttgTTAAAGTAACTTTTGATGGTAAGTAAGACTAAGATTCGGTTAGTCTCCCAAGAAGAGTTGAAAATTGtaaaatgaaagaaatcaaaattccTTGCATGTATATACCCTTTTGGATAGATTGAGTATCAAATTAAGTGTAGAAATACGGGAAAATTTAGTAGATGATATTGGTTTGAATCATACATTTGAAATGTAAaccttattttaaaaactcagattcatataaaccaaaactttattttctaaCTGATAACATATAAAAAGCATTGACAAATATGGCATTAGGTGCTAGTTTAATCTTTTTGCAACATAATTAGGTTTAACTAGTAGTATAGGTGCATTTTAAATCGAGACATCGAGCGTTGACAAAAAAAGCATTAGGGATATATAAACTCCTTCATaaacttttaagatttttgtttgagTGAAGCGATGTTGAAGGTGCACATGTGAATCTTTTCTTCAAAGTCAAAATGCGCGTTCATATGACACTGgacttgttaatttttttatatatcaaccGGTTGTAACAAGTgcataaactaatatatagtCTGGAATATATGCtgtacaaaacatttttttttaattattattattaatcaagaaaTTCCAAGCCTAACGGTGACCAAACCAACGTTACTTCTCTTAATAGCTAATATCAAAGTTatcgatatatatatcaacattaTACTTAGGAGTATGATTACTTGGAAAAAGCAGTACATGTGGAGTAACTTCTTTTGAATAATCGTGCTCTACTCAAATCTGGATCTATCTATTCCTTTCATatgattaaaacttttatgTGGCTAATTTAAACTTGAAGAAGTCAAATGTTTAGGAATAGAGTCGGCCAACCAATGGTAAGGGTTGTCGTAGTGCCTGATCATATCCGTTGACCAATCAATGAAGGAAGCAGCCAAAAGGGTTTTTCAACTAACCACAACAAAAGCGGACGTTGTTGACCAATACAAAAACTAGCCACAATCAGACAAATTAACCACAGTAAATGGTTACAGGTTACTTACGAtgttttttacataatcatGGTGAATAAAATACACACTCTTTTAACTCGAAATTGTGTTATTCAGTTccataaaattttcttattgattaaaaaaaaaaggtcattATGAATCCGTTTAACGGACGTGCACACAACCCAACGTGGCAATTTTCCCCAAAGATtcgatcttttgttttttcaacatCCACACCCGATCGGTTGAATAAGACGACAACTTGGCACAGACA is from Camelina sativa cultivar DH55 chromosome 20, Cs, whole genome shotgun sequence and encodes:
- the LOC104770382 gene encoding uncharacterized protein LOC104770382, giving the protein MQRLQISSRPSEEFLINLSPDFPTADGLVAYDVPKKELSIHNKSTNGERAIHIIPLVLFLCAFVLWVFSTATV